ACACAATGAAGAGAATTACTTTGTTATATTACAAAACCCAATCTCTGTATTCCTACAATCAAGCATCATGTAGTTAAATCACATAGCTGTTAGTACTGTATAGTGCATGAATTTGTGTATTTCATTACATCATAAGCTTTTCATTTAAATAAATCTGACATTCCTATCATATATGTCTTTGGTGTTGTGTCTCAAGCAATCAAAAATGTCTTTGAAACGTCCTTGTTGTTTACACTTCCCCTTTTTATAGTTCATCAGGAACCGGCTCGTGTGAGTTGGCACTCATTTAGTCATCTGCCAGCTTTTCAGTGTTAATACAACATTCTCTTTTCCTTCTCACTATCTTTCAGCCTTTAGCTAGAATTCTTGTTACTCCAAAAACTCATTTGTCCATTGGTCATGCCCATTGACGCCATCTTCCTTATTGCTTCTGAATCAGTTTGGCCACAGTCAGGAAAGCCTGTTGCAGTCCCAGTCCTTTTAAAGCACTACATGCCTGGATCTCCCAATTCCTGTCGGTGCATTTCGCTAAATCCAGCTGTTGACACACCTCATTTAACGTCATAGAGTTTGGCAGGTCTGTTTTATTAGCCAAGACCATCAGCGGAACATCTTCCAGGTTCCGATCGCTTAAAACGGTCTTCAGAGCTATCTTTGCTTCCTCTATGCGAGTCCTGTCATTAGCATCCACTAGGAACACCAGCACCTTGCATCCTTCCAGATAGTACTGCCAGTTGGACCTCAGACCTCTTTGGCCACCTATGTCCCAAACGGTGAACACTGACTTTTTGT
The DNA window shown above is from Neoarius graeffei isolate fNeoGra1 chromosome 18, fNeoGra1.pri, whole genome shotgun sequence and carries:
- the arl11 gene encoding ADP-ribosylation factor-like protein 11, coding for MGPNLPKLKRKFQKVPNVVMLGLDSAGKSTLLYKLQRQEAMDTSPTIGFNVITLELNKKSVFTVWDIGGQRGLRSNWQYYLEGCKVLVFLVDANDRTRIEEAKIALKTVLSDRNLEDVPLMVLANKTDLPNSMTLNEVCQQLDLAKCTDRNWEIQACSALKGLGLQQAFLTVAKLIQKQ